Within Candidatus Zixiibacteriota bacterium, the genomic segment GCCTGGCATCTCTATATTATCCAGTTGATGCCGAACAGGCTGTCGCTTGACCGCGATCGTTTTATTCAGGAGCTGACGGACCGCAATATCGGAACCAGTGTTCATTTCATACCACTTTTTAAGCACCCATATTATAAAGGCAAATTTGGTCTGCGTGCAGAGCATTTCCCGAAATCTGAACAGGCATACAAACGGATTATCTCGCTCCCATTTTATCCCGATCTGACAAAACCTGAAATCAACTATGTCGTTCGTGCTATGAGCGAGATAGTAAAGCGTTACAAGAAACTATGAACCGGCTCTGCGATTTGATTCTCTCTACCCTCGCAATTATTATCACATTCCCATTCTGGATCGTGATCACTCTCTTGATCCTGATCTTCTCTCCGGGAGCACCATTTTTTGTGCATGAGCGCATCGGTCGAAATGGCAGCAGGTTCGGGCTGATCAAGTTTCGTACCATGAAAATGAACAATTCCGGCCCGCAGGTGACTGTCGCCGGGGACCGCCGTGTGACCTCGATCGGCCGGGTTTTACGCATGCTCAAACTCGATGAACTTCCGCAACTGCTGAATGTCTTTGTCGGTCAGATGGCGATTGTCGGGCCGCGGCCGGAAGCCCCTGAATATGTTCGCCGGTACAGTTCCGGACAAAAGCGTATCCTCAATTACCGACCTGGTCTGGTCGATCCCGCTACCCTCAAGTATCGAGATGAAGAAGTAATTTTAGCCGGCTACGATGATCCCCAGGAAGCGTACCTGAATAACATACTGCCCGACAAGATAGAAATGTCGCTCGAATACCAGAAAAAACGAAATCTGCGCACCGATCTGGGTATAATCTTTAATACGATCGCGGCTAT encodes:
- a CDS encoding sugar transferase; protein product: MNRLCDLILSTLAIIITFPFWIVITLLILIFSPGAPFFVHERIGRNGSRFGLIKFRTMKMNNSGPQVTVAGDRRVTSIGRVLRMLKLDELPQLLNVFVGQMAIVGPRPEAPEYVRRYSSGQKRILNYRPGLVDPATLKYRDEEVILAGYDDPQEAYLNNILPDKIEMSLEYQKKRNLRTDLGIIFNTIAAIFRGR